A region from the Parasphingopyxis sp. CP4 genome encodes:
- a CDS encoding L-glutamate gamma-semialdehyde dehydrogenase, whose translation MHDPDSATSAAWQHMEEVHRAPEPEVLAPLLERARLDANERAGVEATALELLADLREGQRTGWVNQFLQEYRLNSSEGIALLSLAEAFLRVPDPDTADRLISDKLGDGDWRSHAGRSHSQLVNSATWGLVIGRALVGQHEQANALKRLISRSGEPFVRQAVGAAMRMMGEIFVMGRTIDEAIKRMKKPENKGFTASFDMLGEAARTFPDADRYFDAYLRAIEAVGNARGDGSTEVNHSISVKLSALHPRYEVAQWARCVPSLTERLESLAEAAAKAQIGLTVDAEESERLEMSFDIIEAVAGLPQLKGWNGFGMAIQAYGKRAQRTIGWAEALASRTGRSMPVRLVKGAYWDSEIKHSQEMGLTDYPLFTRKAATDVCYLACAKDMLEAESIRPAFATHNALTAATIMEWAPDKSSFEFQRLHGMGEGLFERLVRDQGYRCRIYAPVGGHRDLLAYLVRRLLENGANSSFVHQLADEQLTDEQILADPVDKIIAVGGTRHPSIPLPEDLFMPQRPNSQGLDLEDWRVLKRVKDGIAKRSDIGGEPKPVADVGALVERASSAFPNWSSLPVEERAGCLIRLADLFEERRGELMALAVHEANKTIPDALAEVREAIDFCRYYAAEAVEKHQPIELPGPTGESNVLRMEGRGVWTCIAPWNFPLAIFTGQVAAALVTGNTVIAKPAPQTPRIAAEAVRLAHQAGVPEDALRLASGGPEVGAALTADSRIAGVAFTGSTVTAKKIAHALLEGEDRPIVPLIAETGGVNAMIVDSTALPEQVVADVLLSAYGSAGQRCSALRLLLVQEEVADTMIEMLTGAMDALIVGDPANPETDVGPVIDDLAYEKLMAHRAKMRDRWLKTVDVPEEGRFVPPTLIRLDSVDDLNTEWFGPLLHVATWKSGGLEEMVRRVNAKGFGLTMGLHSRIARAGDLVEARAKVGNLYVNRSMIGAIVGSQPFGGEGLSGTGPKAGGPHYLARFCAERVTSIDTTSAGGNAALLSLDDVGQTYDR comes from the coding sequence ATGCACGATCCCGATTCCGCTACGTCAGCCGCGTGGCAGCATATGGAAGAGGTGCACCGCGCACCCGAGCCCGAAGTGCTTGCTCCACTGCTGGAGCGTGCGCGACTCGATGCCAATGAGCGCGCCGGGGTTGAAGCGACGGCGCTCGAGCTGTTGGCCGATCTGCGCGAAGGACAGCGAACGGGTTGGGTCAATCAGTTCCTCCAGGAGTATCGTCTGAACAGTTCCGAGGGCATTGCCTTGCTGAGCCTGGCAGAGGCGTTCTTGCGGGTTCCGGATCCCGACACGGCTGACCGTCTAATCTCCGACAAACTCGGTGATGGCGACTGGCGATCCCATGCAGGTCGCTCGCATTCGCAGCTCGTAAATTCGGCAACCTGGGGCCTGGTGATTGGCCGGGCATTGGTCGGCCAGCATGAGCAAGCCAATGCGCTGAAGCGATTAATCTCGCGATCCGGTGAACCCTTTGTTCGTCAGGCAGTCGGTGCCGCGATGCGCATGATGGGCGAGATCTTCGTCATGGGCCGCACGATCGATGAAGCGATCAAGCGGATGAAGAAGCCTGAAAACAAGGGCTTCACGGCAAGCTTTGACATGCTGGGCGAGGCAGCGCGAACTTTCCCCGATGCGGATCGTTATTTCGATGCCTATTTGCGCGCGATCGAAGCCGTCGGAAATGCCCGCGGCGATGGATCGACCGAGGTCAATCATTCCATCTCGGTGAAACTCTCTGCGCTGCATCCACGCTATGAGGTCGCGCAATGGGCGCGTTGCGTGCCGAGCCTTACGGAGCGGCTCGAAAGCTTGGCCGAAGCTGCCGCCAAGGCCCAGATCGGGCTCACCGTCGATGCCGAGGAATCTGAGCGTCTCGAAATGAGCTTTGATATCATCGAAGCCGTCGCTGGACTTCCACAGCTGAAAGGTTGGAACGGGTTCGGCATGGCGATCCAGGCCTATGGCAAGCGCGCCCAGCGGACCATCGGCTGGGCCGAAGCGCTGGCCAGCCGCACTGGACGAAGCATGCCGGTTCGTCTCGTGAAAGGTGCCTATTGGGACAGCGAGATCAAACATAGCCAGGAGATGGGACTCACTGACTATCCATTGTTCACACGCAAGGCGGCGACCGACGTCTGCTACCTGGCGTGCGCGAAAGACATGTTGGAAGCCGAATCGATTCGGCCGGCCTTTGCCACTCATAATGCGCTGACCGCCGCGACCATCATGGAATGGGCGCCAGACAAGAGCAGTTTCGAATTTCAGCGGCTTCACGGAATGGGCGAGGGTCTGTTCGAGCGGCTTGTGCGGGATCAGGGGTATCGATGCAGGATATACGCACCGGTAGGTGGGCATCGCGACCTGCTGGCCTATCTCGTGCGGCGACTGTTGGAGAATGGCGCCAATTCCAGCTTTGTGCATCAACTTGCCGATGAGCAGCTGACCGATGAACAAATCCTTGCCGATCCGGTCGACAAGATCATTGCGGTGGGTGGAACTCGCCATCCGAGCATCCCATTGCCTGAAGATCTGTTCATGCCGCAGCGACCCAACAGCCAAGGCCTCGATCTTGAAGATTGGCGCGTCCTGAAGCGCGTGAAAGACGGGATTGCCAAACGATCCGATATTGGCGGGGAACCGAAACCGGTAGCGGATGTGGGAGCATTGGTGGAACGGGCGAGCAGCGCCTTTCCAAATTGGTCTAGCTTGCCGGTCGAAGAACGTGCGGGCTGCCTGATCCGCTTGGCCGATTTGTTCGAAGAGCGCCGCGGCGAACTGATGGCGCTTGCCGTGCATGAAGCGAACAAGACCATTCCCGATGCGCTGGCTGAAGTGCGCGAGGCGATCGATTTCTGCCGCTATTACGCCGCCGAAGCAGTTGAGAAACACCAGCCGATCGAGCTTCCTGGGCCGACCGGCGAAAGCAATGTGTTGCGGATGGAAGGGCGCGGCGTGTGGACGTGTATCGCGCCGTGGAACTTCCCGCTGGCAATCTTCACCGGGCAAGTAGCTGCGGCCTTGGTCACCGGCAACACGGTAATCGCTAAGCCAGCGCCGCAAACACCACGCATTGCTGCGGAAGCAGTGCGATTGGCGCATCAGGCGGGCGTGCCGGAAGATGCGCTGCGCTTGGCATCAGGCGGACCTGAAGTCGGCGCTGCGCTGACCGCGGATAGCCGGATAGCGGGTGTGGCATTCACGGGCTCGACGGTGACAGCGAAGAAAATCGCGCACGCGCTGCTCGAAGGCGAAGACCGCCCAATTGTGCCGCTTATTGCGGAGACCGGCGGCGTCAATGCCATGATTGTCGATTCTACAGCCTTGCCCGAACAGGTGGTAGCCGATGTGCTCTTGTCCGCATACGGTTCGGCCGGACAACGCTGTTCGGCGCTGCGCTTGCTGCTGGTTCAAGAAGAAGTTGCAGACACGATGATCGAGATGCTGACTGGCGCGATGGATGCGCTGATTGTTGGTGATCCGGCCAATCCGGAGACAGATGTCGGTCCGGTGATCGATGATCTGGCCTATGAAAAACTGATGGCACATCGCGCTAAAATGCGGGATCGCTGGCTAAAGACGGTCGATGTTCCCGAAGAAGGACGTTTCGTGCCGCCCACACTGATCCGACTGGACAGTGTGGATGATCTCAACACCGAATGGTTTGGACCGCTGCTCCATGTGGCGACCTGGAAATCCGGTGGGCTTGAAGAGATGGTCCGGCGGGTCAATGCAAAAGGGTTCGGACTGACGATGGGTTTGCACAGCCGCATCGCCCGGGCCGGTGATCTTGTTGAGGCGCGAGCGAAGGTCGGCAATCTCTATGTGAACCGGTCGATGATTGGTGCGATTGTCGGATCCCAGCCTTTTGGTGGGGAAGGGCTGTCCGGTACCGGGCCGAAAGCCGGCGGCCCGCACTATCTCGCCCGCTTCTGCGCGGAGCGAGTCACGAGTATCGATACCACCAGCGCAGGCGGCAATGCGGCACTGCTATCACTCGATGATGTTGGGCAGACTTACGATCGCTAG
- a CDS encoding mechanosensitive ion channel family protein translates to MTQPSEQPDIVTEIVGATVMERMHTLATDAVSWVETHTAEILISLGVAFVIVLILAGMRRYGRRLFEQNTSLETWQSVVGRTMAKTRTWFMIALALEIVSILSSAPGLIHRSISFLFSLAMVIQSAIWARSIILGFVEHRTRTDESSSEALGSAMKLIRVLVTFGVVAIAGIVVLDNLNVDVTGLVAGLGIGGIAIGLAAQGIFSDLFAALSIIFDKPFKVGDSVHYDGTYATVEQIGLKSTRLRAVTGEEVIISNTNLLDKEIMNLTRLNRRRVTFGIGVIYQTDPAKAHRIPNILRDIINAEGHRFVRSGFVGFGDSSLDYQLQFDVQSSDYEVVFNSRHAVGIAIFKRFSEEGLEFAYPTQTSFTAAPNGEMVLPYPKDGWGSGQD, encoded by the coding sequence ATGACACAGCCTAGCGAACAACCCGATATCGTCACCGAAATAGTCGGTGCGACCGTGATGGAGCGTATGCACACGCTTGCCACTGATGCAGTCAGCTGGGTTGAAACCCATACGGCCGAAATCCTCATCAGCCTTGGCGTCGCTTTTGTAATCGTGCTCATCCTCGCCGGTATGCGTCGATATGGCCGGCGTCTGTTCGAGCAGAATACCAGCCTGGAGACCTGGCAGTCCGTAGTCGGTCGGACGATGGCAAAGACGCGCACCTGGTTCATGATAGCGCTGGCGCTCGAGATTGTTTCCATACTGTCGAGCGCGCCAGGCCTGATCCACCGCTCGATCAGCTTCTTGTTCTCGCTGGCAATGGTAATCCAGTCGGCTATCTGGGCGCGGTCGATAATCCTTGGATTTGTCGAGCACCGAACCCGCACCGATGAAAGTTCCAGCGAGGCACTGGGCAGTGCGATGAAGCTGATCCGGGTGCTGGTAACCTTTGGTGTTGTCGCAATCGCCGGGATTGTCGTGCTCGATAACCTCAATGTCGATGTAACCGGCCTAGTTGCCGGTCTCGGCATTGGTGGCATCGCAATCGGCCTCGCCGCCCAGGGTATCTTCTCGGACCTATTCGCAGCCCTTTCGATCATCTTCGACAAGCCATTCAAGGTCGGCGATTCTGTTCATTATGACGGGACCTATGCGACGGTCGAACAGATCGGCCTCAAATCGACGCGTCTCCGGGCGGTTACCGGCGAGGAAGTGATCATCTCAAACACCAATCTCCTCGACAAGGAGATCATGAACCTGACGCGCCTTAACCGCCGCCGGGTAACCTTCGGCATTGGCGTGATCTATCAAACGGACCCAGCCAAAGCCCATCGCATCCCCAACATATTGCGCGATATAATCAATGCAGAAGGCCATCGGTTCGTCCGTTCCGGCTTTGTCGGCTTCGGCGATTCCAGCCTCGACTATCAGCTCCAGTTCGACGTGCAGAGCTCTGACTATGAAGTCGTATTTAACTCGCGCCACGCGGTGGGAATTGCGATCTTCAAACGCTTCTCGGAAGAAGGCCTCGAATTCGCCTATCCGACCCAGACCAGCTTTACGGCCGCGCCGAACGGCGAGATGGTCCTTCCTTATCCGAAAGACGGTTGGGGCTCAGGCCAGGACTAG
- a CDS encoding acyltransferase → MKDRVNLGALTALRGIAAWYVVLYHVRLSSSDLFPESIVAIFSKGYLAVDFFFLLSGFVIWLSYRDRLSENGVAAIPHFLARRFARIYPLHFVILCGAVVFALLHIAVDRSSPEAFPLHELPLHFLLVQNWGFTDALSWNDPAWSISTEMAAYLLFPIIALGTDWRAVSTPILLALIASLALALHIFFVTMDAPLLGTNIPQTGLMRCLVQFTMGTLLCALWLRWRDNAGRMAIVAITGAAIAVGLVLSGSVPETLVVPLALASLLLAAALTAERRYNPLSSRPLIYLGEISYATYLCHFLLFDAFKIPFVDDSGQITMIALGGFLALTLIASMLLYHLVERPAQSALNERFDQLLKRKTQPA, encoded by the coding sequence ATGAAAGATCGGGTCAATCTCGGCGCGCTCACAGCTTTGCGCGGCATCGCGGCATGGTATGTCGTCCTATACCATGTGCGCCTGTCATCGTCCGACCTGTTTCCTGAGTCCATCGTTGCGATATTCAGCAAGGGCTATCTTGCGGTCGATTTCTTCTTCTTGCTGTCCGGATTTGTGATCTGGCTGAGCTATCGCGACCGGCTTTCGGAAAATGGTGTGGCTGCAATACCCCATTTTCTGGCGCGGCGGTTCGCGCGAATTTACCCGCTCCATTTCGTGATTCTGTGCGGCGCGGTTGTCTTCGCGCTCCTCCATATAGCGGTGGATCGCTCGAGCCCGGAAGCCTTTCCCCTGCATGAGCTTCCGCTGCATTTTCTTCTGGTCCAGAACTGGGGTTTCACGGACGCACTGAGCTGGAATGACCCTGCCTGGTCGATCAGCACGGAGATGGCTGCCTATCTGCTGTTCCCGATTATTGCACTCGGTACAGACTGGCGCGCCGTGTCGACCCCAATCTTACTCGCTCTGATCGCATCGCTCGCATTGGCCCTGCACATCTTTTTCGTCACAATGGACGCGCCGCTTCTCGGCACAAATATTCCGCAAACCGGCCTGATGCGGTGTTTGGTGCAGTTTACGATGGGCACGTTGCTGTGCGCGCTCTGGTTACGCTGGCGGGACAATGCGGGTCGCATGGCGATTGTTGCGATAACCGGGGCAGCGATCGCAGTTGGCCTTGTGCTATCGGGATCGGTCCCAGAAACCTTGGTCGTACCGCTCGCCCTCGCCAGCCTGTTACTGGCGGCAGCGCTGACCGCCGAACGGCGCTACAATCCACTCTCAAGCAGGCCGCTCATCTATTTGGGTGAGATCAGCTATGCGACCTATCTGTGTCACTTCCTGCTGTTTGACGCCTTCAAGATCCCCTTTGTCGATGATAGCGGTCAGATTACAATGATCGCCCTAGGCGGTTTCCTGGCTCTAACGCTGATTGCCTCAATGCTCTTGTACCACCTCGTCGAACGTCCGGCCCAAAGCGCTCTGAACGAGAGATTTGATCAGTTGCTGAAAAGAAAAACGCAGCCCGCATAG
- a CDS encoding putative O-glycosylation ligase, exosortase A system-associated — protein MTDLAFAGFVAALLILGLRQPFLWVLAYAYVDVVSPHELSYRLLSDIPLSMIVAPLAIGGWFVFDKNKSFQTSPSQWLIAMFGLWCGFTTLYAEFPVEAEFKWDWVWKGMLWALFVPFALRNRVRIESYILFMVLGAATIMIAGAIKTLLSGGGYGTLNMMVDSNSGIYESSTASTIAITIIPLILWLARHGTIFPKDWRVTTFATCLIFACLLIPIGTEARTGLVCIAVLGILILRDNQRRFMFIGLAGFGAIISLPFLPQSFSDRMGTISTYQADFSAMTRIAVWRWTLEYVSENPAGGGFGIYHGNNISYETSERIESAGSTSIQRRVVVDRGRAYHSAYFEVLAEQGWLGLGLWLTIHGLGVLRMEMLRRRYRGSRAPPGYEWVSPLATALQHAQLIYLVGALFIAIAFQSFILMLLAVQISLDLHMSRVRKQSLAKPLRETLREPGIAKLSPVLRSGS, from the coding sequence GCTGCTCTGCTCATCCTGGGGCTACGTCAGCCATTCTTATGGGTTCTCGCCTATGCCTATGTCGATGTGGTCTCTCCGCACGAGCTTTCCTATCGATTGCTGAGCGATATTCCGCTTTCGATGATTGTTGCGCCGTTGGCGATCGGCGGATGGTTCGTTTTCGACAAGAACAAATCCTTTCAGACCAGCCCCAGCCAATGGCTAATTGCAATGTTCGGACTGTGGTGCGGATTTACGACGCTATACGCTGAGTTCCCGGTCGAGGCGGAATTCAAATGGGACTGGGTCTGGAAGGGAATGCTCTGGGCCTTGTTCGTGCCATTTGCGCTGCGGAACCGGGTACGGATTGAATCCTATATCCTCTTCATGGTGCTGGGCGCAGCAACGATCATGATCGCTGGCGCCATCAAGACGCTTTTGTCAGGCGGCGGCTATGGCACGCTGAACATGATGGTCGATTCCAATAGCGGAATCTACGAGAGCAGCACGGCTTCGACGATAGCGATCACAATCATTCCATTGATCCTCTGGCTTGCCCGTCACGGGACAATCTTTCCCAAAGACTGGCGGGTCACAACATTTGCCACGTGCCTTATCTTTGCATGCCTCCTCATCCCAATCGGCACGGAGGCGCGGACAGGCCTGGTTTGTATTGCGGTGCTCGGTATCTTGATTCTGCGGGACAATCAGCGACGCTTCATGTTCATTGGATTGGCAGGGTTCGGCGCGATCATCTCCCTACCCTTTCTGCCACAAAGCTTTTCAGACCGGATGGGTACAATCTCGACCTACCAGGCAGATTTTTCGGCCATGACCCGGATCGCGGTATGGCGCTGGACGCTCGAATATGTATCGGAAAATCCGGCGGGTGGTGGCTTCGGCATCTACCATGGCAACAACATCTCTTATGAAACCAGCGAGCGGATCGAATCCGCTGGATCGACGTCGATCCAGCGACGCGTCGTTGTAGATCGCGGGCGTGCCTATCACTCGGCCTATTTCGAGGTCCTGGCCGAACAAGGGTGGCTGGGTCTCGGTCTTTGGCTGACAATCCATGGCCTCGGCGTTTTGCGAATGGAAATGCTGCGGCGGCGCTACCGCGGTTCGCGCGCACCACCGGGCTATGAGTGGGTCTCCCCACTGGCAACGGCACTCCAGCATGCACAGCTTATTTATCTTGTCGGCGCATTGTTCATTGCGATCGCGTTCCAATCCTTCATCCTGATGCTGCTTGCCGTGCAGATCAGCCTCGACCTGCATATGTCGCGGGTAAGGAAGCAGAGTCTCGCAAAACCATTGCGCGAAACGCTCAGGGAACCGGGTATCGCGAAACTGTCCCCTGTCCTGCGCAGCGGATCATGA